From Clarias gariepinus isolate MV-2021 ecotype Netherlands chromosome 2, CGAR_prim_01v2, whole genome shotgun sequence, one genomic window encodes:
- the LOC128507543 gene encoding CD276 antigen homolog, with amino-acid sequence MTNFSYICTVWISICVYLLSAEPEISVSGPVGSTAVLPCQLTSVDTDRLYIRWNTESEIVFERLGERSYQGEGYEGRVDVPVEELRKGNCSLVLHNLTFTDTGVYTSYQTVRHTKRSVRVRRGTVLINSVNLSVYGVAQWLRHRTMVRKIPGSNPTTTKLPLLGP; translated from the exons ATGACCAACTTTTCCTACATCTGCACCGTGTGGATCagcatctgtgtgt ACCTCCTCTCTGCAGAACCTGAGATCAGTGTATCTGGCCCAGTGGGTTCTACAGCTGTCCTGCCGTGTCAACTGACGAGTGTAGACACTGACAGACTGTATATTAGATGGAACACTGAATCTGAGATTGTGTTTGAGCGACTGGGTGAGCGGTCGTATCAGGGTGAGGGATATGAGGGTCGTGTGGACGTTCCTGTGGAGGAGCTGCGTAAGGGGAACTGTTCACTGGTGTTACACAATCTGACATTTACTGATACAGGAGTCTACACcagctaccagacagtgagacacaccAAGAGATCTGTCCGTGTTAGGAGAGGAACAGTCCTGATCAACAGTGTTAATCTCTCAGTCTatg gggtagctcagtggttaaggcatcggactatggttcggaagatcccaggttcaaaccccacaaccaccaagttgccactgttgggtccttga